Proteins found in one Brevibacillus brevis genomic segment:
- a CDS encoding cytochrome c biogenesis CcdA family protein: protein MTGDITVFLAFAAGFLSFISPCCLPLYPSFLSYITGVTIDEVRNGRAVFRKQAFLHTFFFIVGFSIIFVALGLSTSWIGSLFTDQQDLIRQLGGILLAVIGFVMLGVFKMDWMMRSFKIDLKSRPLGYTGSILVGMTYAAGWTPCVGPILSGIIVMGVSNPSSALAYTLAYTLGFAIPFFVMTFFISKVKAIVKYSDLFMKIGGAIMILFGVLLYTDKLTDITRVLIQMYGGFTGF from the coding sequence ATGACTGGCGATATTACTGTCTTTTTGGCATTTGCAGCAGGTTTTCTCTCGTTTATTTCTCCTTGCTGCCTGCCGCTTTATCCGTCCTTTTTGTCTTACATAACTGGGGTAACGATTGATGAAGTAAGGAACGGGAGAGCGGTTTTTCGAAAGCAAGCCTTCTTGCATACCTTTTTCTTCATTGTCGGGTTTTCGATCATTTTCGTTGCGCTTGGGTTGTCTACATCATGGATCGGAAGCTTGTTCACCGACCAGCAGGACTTGATTCGTCAATTGGGCGGTATTTTGCTTGCTGTTATTGGTTTCGTTATGCTTGGCGTGTTTAAAATGGATTGGATGATGCGTTCTTTTAAAATCGATTTAAAATCGAGACCATTGGGGTATACTGGGTCCATACTGGTGGGAATGACGTATGCAGCTGGATGGACACCTTGTGTGGGACCGATTCTTTCTGGCATTATCGTCATGGGCGTATCCAATCCTTCAAGCGCCTTGGCTTACACATTGGCGTATACACTCGGTTTCGCCATTCCGTTTTTTGTCATGACGTTCTTCATCAGTAAGGTGAAAGCGATTGTGAAGTATTCCGACCTGTTTATGAAAATCGGAGGAGCCATTATGATTTTGTTCGGTGTTCTTCTGTATACAGATAAACTGACGGATATTACACGCGTTCTCATTCAAATGTACGGAGGCTTTACGGGATTCTAA
- a CDS encoding efflux RND transporter permease subunit translates to MNLSELSIKRPVTMIMLTLAMLIFGFVSLPRLAIDLMPDLNFPVAVVVTSVDGGSPSEVEKLVTKPIEDALATVSDLDSIQSVSMEGASQVILMFNWGTDLDQATLDMREKVDQVRGSLPDSARAPRVLRIDPNSTPIIEFAVTGEQDINKLKKMAEDMIQSRLERIDGVASASISGGQSRIIDVTVDPAKLAAYGLSLDQVQQALQGSNLSGSGGAVREGDAKLNIRVQGEFADVDQISLTPISVGGNSIRLSDIAEVKDTHQDVTQLSYVNGTPSLGIKVTKASGGNTIEVADDVKAELEKIKGELPEGVKIITTLDTSTYIKDSVYTTAEHALLGGGIGMILLFFFLGSLRSMVIAVIVLPVSIVATFLLMYMSGQTINLISLSGLTLGLGSLIDFAVVMLENVFRHREQGKGMMEAALDGSKEVGTAVMASALAQICVFLPIALTEGIASELFGPLALTVVYSHIAALVFSILLVPMLSSRILNKIPSHTHHENYRGINPVTWFNIGFSKVEKGYQRLLKWSLGHRKTVMISSVVLMVGSLALTPMIGAEFIPAMDQGQVNISIKMPNGTVLAETEKVTRQVEEIVNTIPEKDIVATSVGSNASPIASTLSSNQGTITLMLVDLKERTRSSNEIVMDLQEKLKHIAGPEIKVSAPAGMSTGSPIQLKVSGDDLAVLKDISGIIKGEIEKVPGTSNVTTSLEESRQELEVKIDAEKASLYGLTTGQILSSVRTSFQGQTVTYYRTGDDEIDVNLKLPKSYQEDINFLNNMRISAPGGAQIALTSVATINKVDVPVSINRANSSREVQVTSDLAGRDLSSVTREVQEKISKLNLPDGYTVDFGGQSEEMMESFSSLALAIVLSVVLLYMVMAAQFESLYTPFIIMFSVPPTVTGVLLGLLATGTTISVGVLIGYILLIGLVVNNAIVLIDYVNQLRAKGMELYDAILHAGPIRLRPILMTTLTTILAIGPLAFSGGAGSETNAPMAVTVIFGLGFSTLITLVLVPVVASWFDDAGKKRRLKRQLKLEKKLAKKQKKINPALES, encoded by the coding sequence TTGAATCTTTCTGAACTATCGATTAAACGCCCGGTCACCATGATTATGTTGACTCTGGCCATGCTGATTTTTGGTTTCGTCTCACTGCCTCGCTTGGCGATTGATCTCATGCCGGACCTGAACTTCCCGGTTGCTGTCGTAGTTACCTCCGTTGACGGCGGATCGCCAAGTGAGGTAGAAAAACTGGTAACGAAGCCGATTGAGGACGCACTTGCAACGGTATCCGATTTAGATAGTATACAATCGGTATCGATGGAAGGCGCTTCGCAGGTTATCCTCATGTTTAACTGGGGGACAGACCTTGATCAGGCGACTCTCGACATGCGGGAGAAGGTAGATCAGGTTCGTGGCTCTTTGCCTGACTCAGCTAGAGCGCCACGTGTACTGCGCATTGACCCGAACAGTACACCGATCATAGAGTTTGCGGTGACGGGTGAGCAAGATATCAACAAATTGAAAAAGATGGCCGAGGATATGATCCAATCACGCCTGGAGCGTATTGATGGGGTCGCATCTGCTTCCATCAGCGGTGGACAAAGCCGGATCATCGATGTTACCGTCGATCCAGCCAAACTGGCGGCGTATGGATTGTCCCTTGACCAAGTTCAGCAGGCTCTACAGGGCAGCAACTTGTCAGGTTCCGGTGGAGCGGTACGCGAGGGTGATGCCAAGCTCAACATCCGTGTACAAGGTGAGTTTGCCGATGTCGATCAAATCTCGCTGACACCAATCTCTGTTGGAGGAAACTCCATCAGGCTCAGCGATATTGCCGAAGTAAAAGACACGCATCAAGATGTAACGCAATTGAGTTACGTCAACGGAACACCGAGTTTGGGTATTAAAGTGACAAAAGCTTCTGGCGGAAACACCATTGAGGTAGCAGATGATGTAAAAGCTGAGCTGGAGAAAATCAAAGGCGAGCTGCCAGAAGGCGTTAAAATCATTACGACTCTGGATACATCCACTTACATTAAGGATTCCGTTTATACGACCGCTGAACATGCCCTGTTGGGTGGCGGTATCGGTATGATCTTGCTGTTCTTCTTCTTGGGCAGCTTGCGATCCATGGTAATTGCGGTCATCGTTCTTCCTGTATCGATCGTTGCTACATTCTTGCTGATGTATATGTCTGGACAAACGATCAACCTGATTTCCCTCTCCGGTTTGACATTGGGATTGGGATCATTGATTGACTTTGCGGTTGTTATGCTCGAGAATGTTTTCCGTCATCGAGAACAGGGAAAAGGTATGATGGAAGCCGCCTTGGATGGTTCCAAAGAAGTAGGTACGGCAGTAATGGCTTCGGCTTTGGCGCAAATTTGCGTATTCTTGCCGATTGCCCTCACGGAAGGTATTGCTTCTGAGTTGTTTGGACCACTTGCATTGACGGTTGTTTACTCCCATATTGCGGCGCTGGTATTCTCTATTTTGCTCGTGCCGATGCTGAGTTCGAGAATTTTAAACAAAATTCCGTCGCATACACATCATGAGAACTATCGTGGAATTAATCCGGTTACTTGGTTCAACATTGGATTTAGCAAAGTAGAAAAAGGCTACCAAAGACTGTTAAAATGGTCATTGGGCCATCGTAAAACAGTCATGATTTCTTCGGTTGTCCTGATGGTGGGGTCTCTCGCATTAACACCGATGATCGGGGCAGAGTTTATTCCAGCCATGGACCAAGGTCAAGTAAATATTTCTATCAAAATGCCAAATGGTACCGTTCTGGCTGAAACAGAAAAAGTAACGAGACAAGTTGAAGAAATTGTCAACACGATTCCGGAGAAAGACATTGTTGCGACTTCGGTTGGTAGCAATGCCTCACCAATCGCTAGCACCCTGTCTTCCAATCAGGGGACGATCACCCTGATGCTGGTAGACCTCAAGGAGCGAACTCGTTCCTCCAATGAAATTGTGATGGATCTCCAGGAAAAGCTGAAACATATTGCTGGCCCGGAAATTAAGGTAAGCGCACCAGCCGGCATGTCTACCGGTTCCCCCATTCAACTGAAGGTTAGCGGGGATGACTTGGCCGTACTGAAAGACATCAGTGGTATCATTAAAGGTGAAATTGAGAAGGTACCTGGTACGAGTAACGTAACAACCAGCTTGGAAGAATCAAGACAAGAGCTGGAAGTGAAGATCGATGCTGAGAAAGCGAGCCTGTACGGATTGACGACAGGACAAATTCTCTCCAGTGTTCGCACTTCCTTCCAAGGTCAAACGGTAACGTACTATCGCACAGGGGATGATGAGATTGACGTCAACCTCAAGCTGCCGAAATCGTATCAGGAAGACATCAACTTCTTGAACAATATGCGAATTTCCGCTCCTGGTGGGGCACAGATCGCGCTTACCTCGGTTGCGACTATCAATAAGGTAGATGTGCCAGTATCGATTAACCGTGCCAACTCAAGCCGTGAAGTTCAAGTAACGAGTGATTTGGCAGGGCGTGACCTGAGCTCTGTCACACGGGAAGTGCAAGAGAAAATTTCGAAGCTGAATCTCCCGGATGGCTACACAGTCGATTTTGGCGGGCAAAGTGAAGAAATGATGGAATCATTCAGCAGCCTTGCTCTCGCGATTGTACTGTCTGTCGTGTTGCTTTATATGGTAATGGCAGCGCAGTTTGAATCGTTATACACCCCATTTATCATCATGTTCTCCGTGCCACCAACCGTTACAGGTGTTCTGCTTGGACTTTTGGCGACAGGTACAACGATCAGCGTTGGGGTTTTGATCGGGTACATCTTGTTGATCGGTTTGGTCGTGAACAACGCGATTGTATTGATCGACTACGTGAACCAATTGCGTGCTAAAGGTATGGAGCTGTATGATGCGATCCTGCATGCTGGCCCGATTCGTCTTCGTCCGATTTTGATGACGACACTTACCACTATTCTGGCGATTGGACCACTCGCATTCTCTGGCGGCGCTGGTTCTGAAACGAACGCACCAATGGCCGTGACGGTTATTTTCGGTCTTGGATTCTCTACCTTGATTACACTGGTTCTGGTTCCTGTCGTTGCTTCCTGGTTTGATGACGCAGGGAAAAAGAGACGCTTGAAGCGCCAGTTGAAACTCGAAAAGAAACTTGCTAAGAAACAAAAGAAAATCAATCCCGCTTTGGAATCGTAA
- a CDS encoding efflux RND transporter periplasmic adaptor subunit — MKLNKKPVILALLAITLVAGCSSPQAETPPTETVEAATPVQVETVALGTVVSDSGLTAKLAPSEEVQVSPKMGGKISSLPVKLGQYVTKGQVLFKLDEKDLVNGVKQAEAAYNVSKASLNQAGSSSDQGLVQAKNSLKQAETALQDAKVNQQRMQQLFSQGAISAQQMEQANSQLTTAQTSYDNAQQALQSAGQKTSVQVSEASVQQAQVSLQNAREQLANATVTSPINGYISSVNGAVGQMAGQQPVVVVVNTNPLLVKANLSEADITKVKVGTTVKVNVQSSGKTIDAKVTAMSPVMDSQLKAYPVEITIPNPSNELKSDMVVNVTFPSVGESGAKSIVVTRGAVFDRDGKQYVFKLEGDVAKQVEVTTGKSSSDQIEILTGLSAGDKIVVKGQTLLQDGGKVTIQ, encoded by the coding sequence ATGAAACTAAATAAAAAACCCGTCATTTTGGCATTGCTGGCCATCACTCTAGTGGCAGGGTGCTCCAGCCCGCAAGCGGAAACGCCGCCTACGGAAACGGTGGAAGCAGCAACCCCTGTACAGGTTGAAACGGTTGCTTTAGGCACAGTAGTATCAGATTCTGGTCTCACGGCAAAGCTGGCTCCGAGTGAAGAAGTGCAAGTTTCCCCGAAAATGGGCGGGAAAATTTCTTCCCTGCCAGTGAAACTGGGCCAATACGTGACAAAAGGTCAAGTATTGTTCAAGCTCGATGAAAAAGATCTCGTGAACGGTGTCAAGCAAGCAGAAGCAGCTTACAACGTATCAAAAGCCAGCTTAAACCAAGCAGGCAGCAGCTCTGATCAAGGCTTGGTTCAAGCAAAAAATAGCCTGAAGCAGGCAGAAACTGCCCTTCAGGATGCCAAAGTAAACCAGCAGCGGATGCAACAGCTCTTTTCTCAAGGAGCGATTTCCGCACAGCAGATGGAACAGGCAAACTCCCAACTGACAACGGCACAGACTTCTTATGATAACGCACAGCAGGCTTTACAATCTGCTGGGCAAAAAACGAGCGTGCAAGTTTCCGAAGCCTCTGTGCAGCAAGCCCAAGTGAGTCTGCAAAATGCTCGTGAGCAATTGGCGAATGCAACTGTGACGTCTCCGATCAACGGATATATTTCCAGCGTAAATGGCGCAGTTGGTCAAATGGCAGGTCAGCAGCCAGTTGTGGTTGTCGTTAACACGAATCCACTTCTGGTAAAAGCGAATCTGTCAGAAGCTGATATCACAAAAGTAAAAGTAGGGACTACTGTAAAAGTAAACGTACAATCATCAGGAAAAACGATTGATGCCAAAGTAACGGCGATGAGTCCAGTCATGGATTCACAGCTCAAGGCATACCCGGTGGAGATTACAATTCCAAACCCATCCAATGAGCTGAAGTCCGATATGGTTGTGAATGTGACCTTCCCATCGGTTGGGGAAAGCGGAGCGAAATCGATCGTTGTAACACGCGGTGCAGTTTTTGATCGCGATGGTAAACAGTATGTATTCAAGCTGGAAGGTGACGTTGCAAAACAAGTCGAGGTCACTACAGGCAAATCTTCTAGTGATCAGATCGAAATTTTGACAGGCTTGTCTGCCGGCGATAAGATCGTGGTAAAAGGGCAAACACTGCTTCAAGATGGCGGTAAGGTTACGATTCAGTAA